From the Candidatus Saccharimonadaceae bacterium ML1 genome, one window contains:
- a CDS encoding DNA-directed RNA polymerase subunit alpha, with protein sequence MSKVIHNPALAQIIDNSEFSSTFIVEPLHVNYGNTLGNSLRRVLLSSIRGGAVVAFRIEGATHEFTTVPGIKEDVVDIMLNLKGVNFRIATDEPVELRLEKHGAGEITAADIQANADVEVMNPDHVICTVDDDSRTTVFDLVVESGRGYQTIEESSEKRLHSDMIAVDAMFSPVTRVRFKVDPTRVGQETNLDKLELTIETDGSLTPREAFEEAAAILVNQYSALAGSTKVEAAPALGTEAKDDVDELDRSIEDLGLSARTVNALTNNGIRTVRDLVTLSEQDLRELRGFGSKALDEVKDKLAELEL encoded by the coding sequence ATGTCTAAAGTAATTCACAATCCAGCACTTGCTCAGATTATTGATAATAGCGAGTTTTCGAGTACGTTTATTGTTGAGCCTCTGCACGTCAATTACGGCAACACGCTCGGTAATAGCTTGCGCCGCGTGCTGCTTTCAAGCATCCGCGGCGGTGCCGTCGTGGCATTTCGCATCGAGGGCGCAACGCACGAGTTTACGACCGTTCCGGGCATCAAAGAAGATGTCGTCGACATCATGCTAAACCTCAAAGGCGTGAATTTCCGCATTGCGACCGACGAGCCTGTTGAGCTGCGCCTCGAAAAGCATGGCGCGGGTGAAATCACTGCCGCTGATATTCAAGCGAACGCTGATGTTGAGGTAATGAATCCAGATCATGTCATCTGTACTGTTGACGATGACAGCCGAACGACCGTTTTCGATCTCGTGGTTGAATCTGGACGCGGCTACCAAACGATTGAAGAATCAAGCGAAAAGCGTTTGCATAGCGATATGATCGCTGTCGACGCAATGTTTAGCCCGGTGACACGCGTGCGGTTTAAGGTTGACCCGACCCGCGTTGGTCAAGAGACGAACCTTGACAAACTGGAGCTTACGATCGAAACCGACGGCTCGCTCACGCCGCGCGAAGCGTTTGAGGAAGCTGCCGCAATTTTAGTAAACCAATATAGCGCGCTGGCGGGCAGTACGAAAGTTGAAGCCGCACCGGCGCTTGGCACTGAGGCTAAAGACGACGTAGACGAGCTTGACCGGTCAATTGAAGACCTAGGCTTGAGTGCTCGTACGGTAAACGCGCTTACTAACAATGGTATCCGCACAGTTCGTGACTTAGTCACGCTCAGCGAGCAAGATCTGCGCGAACTCAGAGGGTTCGGCAGTAAAGCGCTTGACGAAGTTAAAGATAAATTAGCAGAATTGGAGCTCTAA